The Desulfofundulus salinus genome includes the window GCAATGGTTTCGGGTCTTTTGTAACCGTTGCCGGTCATGGGGCACCTCCTTTTTTGACTGTTTCATGCTTGATTTAGTGTTATTTTGCCCTGTCCTTTAATCACTAATCTCCCGCGGAATGGGTAAAAGAAAGTAAAAAACCCTTCTTAGCGGTACAGAAGGGTTTTGTTAGTTTTCTTCTTTAGATTGTGCGTTAGTGAAGGGACTTTTTATATTCTTTAGTAAGCTCAAAGATCTTTTCCAATTCGGCCCGGGTTTCCTCATCAAAAAGGTCCTTGATAAAAAGCATATGCTCCGTGAGTTTGTCGGTTACATATACCGGTGCCGCCGCCCGCAAAGCCAGGGCCACGGCGTCGCTGGGGCGGGCGTCCAGCACCAGACCATGTTCGGGTAGTGCCAGGTGAACCTCCGCGTAAAAGGTGCTGTCTTTGAGATCGGTGATTACCACCTGGGAAATCCGGGCACCCATAGCTTCACAGGCGTTTTTAAACAGGTCGTGGGTCAGGGGGCGGGGTGGAGGTACCTGCCCTAAGGCTACGGCAATGGAGTGGGCTTCCAGCAATCCCACCCAGATGGGTAACACCCTTTCTTCTTCCTGATCGGTTAGCAGTATGATTGGATTACCCGACATGTC containing:
- a CDS encoding bifunctional nuclease family protein, coding for MIRVNVKGIAYDMSGNPIILLTDQEEERVLPIWVGLLEAHSIAVALGQVPPPRPLTHDLFKNACEAMGARISQVVITDLKDSTFYAEVHLALPEHGLVLDARPSDAVALALRAAAPVYVTDKLTEHMLFIKDLFDEETRAELEKIFELTKEYKKSLH